The following coding sequences lie in one Zingiber officinale cultivar Zhangliang chromosome 2B, Zo_v1.1, whole genome shotgun sequence genomic window:
- the LOC122047335 gene encoding uncharacterized protein LOC122047335 isoform X2 produces the protein MVSTRRMALTVAAPVSSVKEEMDRRRRSPSPSLRQAAIPTAGAASPADYERLRGERIKENMERLRSFGILDLSLQLKSHITPGPSHQRRRKREDVASNTGRKKLLLSSTLKRRSSRLQNVAPVSYVEINPSKEVNSKKNRSISIEVGAKEEVYTDEHEKLLGTYETGWTLFVDGFGTDGKRIYDSVIGKTCHQCRQKTLGHRTHCSECQLIQGQFCGDCLFMRYGENVLEAKKNHNWICPVCRGICNCSLCRTKKGWAPTGTLYKKVVNLGYKSVAHYLIQTRRQQPSSGDLNSSDLPSAEESSCIDNGEVLPDGTNDNLNEKKCKIENVKSVNDSHRDVNPVTDSIGTNDDLNEKKSKIENGKIANENKSSTEAGVISSPENDAANAMVKRVNDSHKHVNQVTDSIGTNDYLNEKKSKIENGNIANETESSTEAGVFSSPENDAPNAAVKRVNDSRKHQNQVTDSIASRLRKRNRT, from the exons ATGGTGAGTACCCGACGCATGGCGCTGACTGTAGCGGCGCCGGTGAGTTCCGTGAAAGAGGAGATGGATAGGCGGCGGCGCAGCCCCTCACCTTCTCTCCGTCAGGCGGCGATTCCGACGGCGGGAGCCGCCAGTCCGGCGGACTACGAGAGGTTGCGGGGAGAAAGGATCAAGGAGAACATGGAGAGGTTGCGAAGTTTCGGCATACTCGACCTGTCCCTCCAACTCAAATCTCATATCACGCCGGGTCCCTCCCACCAACGTCGGAGGAAGAGGGAAGACGTTGCCTCCAACACTGGCAGGAAGAAACTGCTACTTTCATCGACGCTGAAAAGGCGCTCCTCAAG GTTGCAAAATGTAGCCCCAGTTAGCTATGTGGAAATTAATCCGAGCAAAGAGGTGAATTCTAAGAAGAATCGCTCGATCTCAATTGAAGTAGGTGCAAAGGAAGAGGTTTATACAGATGAGCATGAGAAGTTACTAGGCACATATGAGACTGGTTGGACACTGTTTGTGGATGGATTTGGTACAGATGGAAAACGCATATATGACTCTGTAATAGGGAAAACGTGCCACCAGTGCAG GCAAAAAACTCTTGGTCACCGTACACACTGTAGTGAGTGTCAGCTAATTCAAGGGCAATTCTGTGGAGATTGTTTGTTTATGAG ATATGGTGAAAATGTTCTGGAAGCCAAAAAGAATCATAATTGGATATGTCCAGTATGTCGAGGCATCTGCAATTGTAGTTTGTGTAGAACCAAGAAAGGGTGGGCCCCCACTGGCACCCTATATAAAAAG GTTGTTAATTTGGGATATAAGTCCGTAGCACATTATCTTATTCAGACACGACGCCAACAGCCAAGTTCTGGTGATCTAAATTCGTCCGACTTACCTTCTGCAGAAGAGTCATCCTGCATTGATAATGGCGAGGTTTTACCCGATGGCACTAATGACAATCTGAATGAAAAGAAGTGCAAGATAGAAAATG TTAAGAGTGTGAATGACTCACACAGAGATGTAAATCCAGTCACTGATAGCATTGGCACTAATGACGATCTGAATGAAAAGAAGAGCAAGATAGAAAATGGTAAGATTGCTAACGAAAACAAGTCTTCTACTGAAGCTGGTGTAATTAGCTCACCTGAGAACGATGCTGCAAATGCCATGGTTAAGAGAGTAAACGACTCACACAAACATGTAAATCAAGTCACTGATAGCATTGGCACTAACGACTATCTGAATGAAAAGAAGAGCAAGATAGAAAATGGTAATATTGCTAATGAAACCGAGTCTTCTACTGAAGCTGGTGTATTTAGCTCACCTGAGAACGATGCCCCAAATGCTGCGGTTAAGAGAGTAAATGACTCACGCAAACATCAAAATCAAGTTACTGATAGCATTGCGAGCAGGTTAAGAAAGCGGAACAGAACTTGA
- the LOC122047335 gene encoding C-module-binding factor A-like isoform X1, which translates to MVSTRRMALTVAAPVSSVKEEMDRRRRSPSPSLRQAAIPTAGAASPADYERLRGERIKENMERLRSFGILDLSLQLKSHITPGPSHQRRRKREDVASNTGRKKLLLSSTLKRRSSRLQNVAPVSYVEINPSKEVNSKKNRSISIEVGAKEEVYTDEHEKLLGTYETGWTLFVDGFGTDGKRIYDSVIGKTCHQCRQKTLGHRTHCSECQLIQGQFCGDCLFMRYGENVLEAKKNHNWICPVCRGICNCSLCRTKKGWAPTGTLYKKVVNLGYKSVAHYLIQTRRQQPSSGDLNSSDLPSAEESSCIDNGEVLPDGTNDNLNEKKCKIENGKIVNENDSSTEAGVISSPENDAPNAAVKSVNDSHRDVNPVTDSIGTNDDLNEKKSKIENGKIANENKSSTEAGVISSPENDAANAMVKRVNDSHKHVNQVTDSIGTNDYLNEKKSKIENGNIANETESSTEAGVFSSPENDAPNAAVKRVNDSRKHQNQVTDSIASRLRKRNRT; encoded by the exons ATGGTGAGTACCCGACGCATGGCGCTGACTGTAGCGGCGCCGGTGAGTTCCGTGAAAGAGGAGATGGATAGGCGGCGGCGCAGCCCCTCACCTTCTCTCCGTCAGGCGGCGATTCCGACGGCGGGAGCCGCCAGTCCGGCGGACTACGAGAGGTTGCGGGGAGAAAGGATCAAGGAGAACATGGAGAGGTTGCGAAGTTTCGGCATACTCGACCTGTCCCTCCAACTCAAATCTCATATCACGCCGGGTCCCTCCCACCAACGTCGGAGGAAGAGGGAAGACGTTGCCTCCAACACTGGCAGGAAGAAACTGCTACTTTCATCGACGCTGAAAAGGCGCTCCTCAAG GTTGCAAAATGTAGCCCCAGTTAGCTATGTGGAAATTAATCCGAGCAAAGAGGTGAATTCTAAGAAGAATCGCTCGATCTCAATTGAAGTAGGTGCAAAGGAAGAGGTTTATACAGATGAGCATGAGAAGTTACTAGGCACATATGAGACTGGTTGGACACTGTTTGTGGATGGATTTGGTACAGATGGAAAACGCATATATGACTCTGTAATAGGGAAAACGTGCCACCAGTGCAG GCAAAAAACTCTTGGTCACCGTACACACTGTAGTGAGTGTCAGCTAATTCAAGGGCAATTCTGTGGAGATTGTTTGTTTATGAG ATATGGTGAAAATGTTCTGGAAGCCAAAAAGAATCATAATTGGATATGTCCAGTATGTCGAGGCATCTGCAATTGTAGTTTGTGTAGAACCAAGAAAGGGTGGGCCCCCACTGGCACCCTATATAAAAAG GTTGTTAATTTGGGATATAAGTCCGTAGCACATTATCTTATTCAGACACGACGCCAACAGCCAAGTTCTGGTGATCTAAATTCGTCCGACTTACCTTCTGCAGAAGAGTCATCCTGCATTGATAATGGCGAGGTTTTACCCGATGGCACTAATGACAATCTGAATGAAAAGAAGTGCAAGATAGAAAATGGTAAGATTGTTAACGAAAACGACTCTTCTACTGAAGCTGGTGTAATTAGCTCACCTGAGAACGATGCCCCAAATGCTGCAGTTAAGAGTGTGAATGACTCACACAGAGATGTAAATCCAGTCACTGATAGCATTGGCACTAATGACGATCTGAATGAAAAGAAGAGCAAGATAGAAAATGGTAAGATTGCTAACGAAAACAAGTCTTCTACTGAAGCTGGTGTAATTAGCTCACCTGAGAACGATGCTGCAAATGCCATGGTTAAGAGAGTAAACGACTCACACAAACATGTAAATCAAGTCACTGATAGCATTGGCACTAACGACTATCTGAATGAAAAGAAGAGCAAGATAGAAAATGGTAATATTGCTAATGAAACCGAGTCTTCTACTGAAGCTGGTGTATTTAGCTCACCTGAGAACGATGCCCCAAATGCTGCGGTTAAGAGAGTAAATGACTCACGCAAACATCAAAATCAAGTTACTGATAGCATTGCGAGCAGGTTAAGAAAGCGGAACAGAACTTGA